TTCGTCAGGGTACAACAGCAGAAGTTTATTCCTACTCCATGAAGAAGAGCCCTGCGAAGGgttggagggatgggaggagtagagggatggagggatgggaggagtagagggatggagggatggaaacTGTTGCTACGGGGCAGTTTTTCTACCTTTCAGTTACGCGTGTTCTTCCCCAAACTGTGTCAGATAAGCAGGATATTGTAAATAACCATAGGACTTTTCAGATCTGGAAGCTCAAGCCTGCACACCTCTTAACAAATAATTCACTCCTTCACTCATTAAAGTGGAAtcctgtaaatcacagaatcatggaatagtttgggttggaagggacctcaaagcccacccagttccaaccctcctgccatgggcagggacacctcccactggatcagagtgctcaaagctccatccaacctggccttcattGGGGtcattgaggtcccttccaacccaaaccgtcctgtgattctctgaagacCTCCAGCCCCTGCAACCAccattcccttcttctctccctcttgtcCAACCAGGCACGGGGTCACCCTTTGGAGTGAGTCTTCCCCTTCGTGCCCTTCTCACCTTGTGCAGCGACCAGGATGGAGACATTGCCTTGCCCAGGAGACAGAATGAGGCTGAAGCAGAGTTTGCTGTGAAAACTATTTATTCCTACACAGAGAACAGACTAGAAACAACATCCTAACCAAACACAACCAGCCATCTTAGGCTTGGATGGGGAGCTTGAGGTGGGAGGGCAGGACCAAGCAGGTCTGGGACCTCAAGgctgcctgtggagcagcagccagcGGCCCAGCACAATGTCGTGGTGGCATCATTCAGCCTGCCCTGTGTCCTCCTCCCCCTGTTCTCAGGTCCTTCGACCTGTCAGGACCTGCAGGAGCTCCATCACCTTAGTGAAGAAGTCCACCAGCTTGTTGATTGGAATCGGGCAGGCGCTGAAAGCGCTCGGCTCCGTCGCTGGGGTTATCTCCACAGGGTTTGTCGTGGTCGGAAAGTGGCTCCAAGCGCGTTCCGATGCAGGTGCCACTGGAGCCGAGTAGCGCGTCATCACCCCCAGGATCCAGTCGCGGAAATGCTGCGTGGCGGTGTAGACCCCGGGACGATGGGCTCGGGCACAGCCTGTCCCAAAGCTGGTCACCCCCACCAGCCAGAAGTGGTCAGTAGAGGGATCTTGGCAGACCAGAGgacccccgctgtccccctgcggagaagaaaagaggattcagagggtgctgggggctccGTAAGCCCCAGggatctgctcctgctctctgccagcagctgccagagctgtGTTCCCTGCCCGGAAAGGTTCTCCTAGAGTGCTGGAGCCAACAGAACGTGGTTGGGGAGGTGTTTGTGGGACTCTCAGGCAGgttctctcctggctgtggggcagagggatgttCCAGGGTTGGTCCCTGcatgctgagaatatgggatgAGCATTTTGCAGAGTCACCGTGCTGTGGGACAACTGGACACTGAgcatggagcagcagctggagaagaggaggtgacCTCCGGAGCGATGGGGACCCCGCGGTGGGAGGGGGACTTGCTAGGGACTGGGATCACCCTCCTACCTGGCAGGTGTCGATGCCGCCCTGCGCGTAGCCCGCACACAGGTTGTGGGGGTGGACGGCGCCCCTGTACCACCCGCTGCTGTTACAGACTTGGGTGTCGATGAGGTGGACGCGGGCCTCCTGCAGCACCGGCAGTGCTCCAGAAGCTGTGGGGACAAGACAGGAATGAACCCCCAGCACATGCCAccagttctcctcctctcttccccagggcttggctttGCATCGGCAGCGGCATCGCTGTGGTGTTCCCCTTCCACCCTGCTCTGGTTGGCAGCTCATTCCCACCTCCCCGGacgcagatcatagaatcatagaatcaccaggttggaaaagacccatcggatcatcgagtccaaccattcccatcaacactaaaccatgtccctcaacaaatcgtccacccgccccttaaactcctccagggaaggggactctaccacctcccagGATACAAATACATCTGGGGAACTCACATCTGGCCGTGGTGACCCCCCAGCCACTGACgtagcagcttctcagctgccagagctgcagggagaagtcGGGGACGCAGGCGAGCTGCACGTAGGGGCTGCACTGGAAGGGCTCGTAGAGCTCCATCAGGGCGATGTCGTTCCTCTGAGTGATGTTATAATAGTCTTCGTGGATGATGATCCGCCTGACATAGCGCACTTGTTCCTCGGGACCCGGGTGAGTCAACGAGGTGGTTCCGGCCACCACGCGCCACGCTGGGACGTGCCTGGAAggtggatggagagagaagtgagagggagaggagccacgcgctgcagcttccctgcctcgTGCTTCccaagtgggagaggagagcatctAGGGAGGGTGCGACTGCCCTAACGCGCCCGAAGGAGAAGATTCATGGAGATGGAGGCATCGGGAATGCAGTGACACAAGCCCAACCTTTTTCTGGATGCAGAAAAAGGGCGTCTGCCAGGGTTTGAGggatctccctgtcccctgctcctccttacTGGGTATTGACGAAGCAGTGGGCGGCTGTCAGCACCCACTGGGGGTGGATGATGGTCCCTCCGCACACGGGGGCCAAGTGCGTCTTGAACACCTGCTGGACGCTCACAATCCATGGCCAGGAACCCAGCTGTGCATTTTTGCCTCCAACCACTCGCCCGGTGCCGTAAGCCAAGGGACGGAGTCCACAGGTCCTGTGGAAACCAGAAACTCGTTACTGTCCTGCTTGAGACTTGGGGCTGAAGGGCAGGcaccttccctccccagccGGCATCGCTGTGTGGAGCACGGAGCCAAGGAACCCTGTGGGGCACCCAGGTGTCcacctctgtctctgctttagCTCTTAGGGAGCCCTTAGCAGCctgggaaatggagaagaatgtcaggaaccacatggggttggagaaggaaccacatgggGTTGGTGAAGCTGTTGGGAAGCGAGCATCCTCCAGTGAAGCCCAGCAGCATTGACCAatctccctcccagcctgttccactCACTCGCAGGTGTCCCAGGAGCCCTGTGCTGGCCAGAACAGGGCCAGGAGGACGAGGACTAAGAGAACCTTCATGGTGTGAGCGACACGAGGGAGATGAAGGTCCGAGAgctggtgtccagcagagcaccaACCCACACGCTGCCCGTAGTGCCCACGCCGCCCGCAGAGCCCGTGGCCCCAAGCTGATGTCACAGAGCggctgctgctgggggctgggTCTGGGGaactcggggctggggggggacatggggtgttccaagtgggaggggaggcaggaggtggggttggacaccccaaaatcccctacaAAACACTCTGCTGGGGTGGTGTGTGTGGTTCcgagctctgcctgcccagagccagcagggaaaccCCAAGGGTGGCAGCACAGGCTCTCTAGGAAGGGCACAGAATCGTTGAGGTTGGGAAAGGActcgaagatcatccagttcaaccatccACACAACACCAGCTGTGCCTACTAAGCCACGTCCCAATGTGTCACCCCAACACGTTTTcctaacacctccagggatggagactccaccacaccctctgccagggcttcattgctctttcagtaaagaatattttcctagtATCCATCTAAAGCTCCTCCGGCACAACCTGAGTcccttccctcttgttctgttgctTGTCCCTGGGGAGAACACAACAACTCGCCTcagcacaacctcctttctgggagctgcagagagcgatgaggtctcctcttaagcctcctcttctccagactaaacagccccaggtccctcagccgctcccagaaaccctgttctccagccccttccccagctccgttcccttctccggacaaactccagcccctcaaggtctttcttagagtgaggagcccaaacctgaacccaggatttgaggtgcagcctccccagcactgagccaagaggacaatcccttccctgctccccctggcCACACCACGGCTGGTCCAAGCCAGGAGgctattggcctttttggccacctgggcccctgctggttcctcttctgctgctgccgaccagcaccccaggtccttttcctccgCTTTTCCCCACGCCCGGAGCGTTCCCTGGAGTTGTTGTGCCCAACACCCTGTGCCACTCACTCGCAGGTCTCCCACGATGCCTGCGCCGGCTGGCACAGggccagcaggaggaaggcGAGGAGCATCTTCATGGTGCCAGCGAGACGAGGGAGATGAAGATCCGAGAgctggtgtccagcagagcaccagcCGACACGCTGCCCGTAGCACCCACGCAGAGCCCGTGGCCACAAGCTGATGTCACAGAGCGGCTGCTTCTGGGGGCTGGGTCCGGGGaactcggggctggggggggacatggggtgttcCAAAcgggaggggaggcaggaggtggggttggacaccccaaaatcccctacaAACTGCTCTGAGGGGTGGTGTGTGTGGGCTGCCTGGGATCAGGCACCAGCACCTGGCTCTGAGCTCTCCTGCTGCATCTAAggtgtgtggccagcagggagggaggggattctgcccctctatttctctctggtgaggcctcagctggagggttgggtccacttctggaatcctgtccagaagaagcagatggagctgttggaatgagtccagaggagactccaaggatgatgcaagggctggagaacctcctgtacgatgacaggctgagagagttggggttgttcagcctggagaagagaaggcttcaaggagatcttagagagaccttccagtacctgaaggggctccaagaaagctgggaagggactgttcacagaggcttttgtggataggacgaggggcaatggggataaactggagaggggcagagttagactggacatgaggaggaattccATAGGGAATGGCTGGGTTTGCAGTCCACCACACAACAGCCTCAGCAGGGGCTGTGCTGGATAGGGGATCCCGGAATGGTGCAGGCTGGGAAAGCCTTTCGGTTCAtaccatggaatcacagaatgatcatccagttccaacccccctgccatgggcagggacgcctcccactggatcagggtgctcggTTGCTCAAAGCTGGATCTGGATGCTCAAACTTCAAACAGCCTTGAGGGGGGAAATTGCAAACTCTAAACTAGATAAAAAGAGACCTGTAGGTTACAAAATGCATCGGAGAGTGCTTCTATCCAACAGTGACTgggaggttgctataaggtctccccggaaccttctcttctccaggctgaaccaccccaactctctcagcctgtcctcacatgggagatgctcctgctctcggatcatctttgtagcctcctctggccccgttccaacatctccatctccttctcctgctgagggttccagccctggccccaaccctccagctgaggtctcccagagaggagcagaggggacaatcccctccctccctgctggccacgttctctggatgcagcccaggaggattctgggctgggagcgcacgttgtggctcctgtggagcttctcgtcccccatcaccccaagtccttctcctcagggctgctcccaatctcCTCATTCCCCAGTCTGGATTGAAAATGCAGATTGCCCCgtgttggaacattttacacagaacaaggcctggatgctgtgagattgtttaatactgaacaactctaacaaggccttgaaacagagagccgaaagataaacaggggccagttGGGAGGAATGTAGTGGCTACTTCTGTGGGAACCAGCAccggctgaaagaaaaacaattgaagagaactgtcaacGTATTTAAGTTTAGTagaacttggtttcttagcatgtgcagtagtttagccaataatagattagtaatagccttatggacagctacctttaaccaataatacactgtagataccctcgtgggcacccagttgcgtaaccgaaaagggtttataaagaaacagctaagctcaataaagtgaacactcgctgatcacattgatctctgcgttttggTTCCATGCTCCCGTCAACGAGTGGCACCTGAACAGGGACCCTCAGATTGCTTGTCGAAGTTGCTCTGAACGGCTGAAGACGTGGTAGAGGGTGGAAGGACCGGCCGAAAACTTTCCGGCACTGACCCGGTGCTGAAGATTTTTCCGGCACTGCTGAAGATTTTCCGGCACTGCTGATGACTTTCCGGCATTGCTGATGGCTTTCCGGCATTGCTGAAGATTGGAGTAAGACACGCGTCCAAATAAAGAAGACTCCGGAGTCAAAGATCTGCTACAGGCAAGTAGCGGCGGTCGCGGGAGGAATGGGTTCCactctttttaaagataatgaagAGGCAGTGGTGAAAATCCTCCAAACTATCCTCTCCAAGAGGGTCcgatagacaccgacaaggagcccgatgccccccctcactgtccctcagaccaacgggcTCAAGCCAGGGGGGAGGCACAGTAgcagggagaagctgaaagattgcaagctttgatctgtgtgCGGCACGGCAGTCagcgctgggaactaattagtgatgaagcgataaaggagattccaaaaactgtaaaaagagaaccaagccgcCCGGCCAAGGGctgctcccccaccccccccacccctccagctcccgcagagcgggcctctgccctgggctgaggggggagcCGCTCACCACCACTGCCGCCGCGAAACCCAGACAGTTTCAGCGTTACAGAAGGGCCTGTTAATAgatacaagaagaaatggctcaattaaacaacgttggtaccagttcaagaatcaagacagttataaacacttataaagatactggatgttggaaagctgaaacaggcatgaccttTCTATGGTGTTTATAGATACATCAAAGGCTGTGctcgacaagcaggtagacaactgagcagttacagaagccttaattttgcaatctgtgacaaaaaatcctaatgatgaaTGTAGAAAGATGTGGTGCAGTCTGCAAACTCCTACAACAAGAGCTGGGATCacttacctatcaagcacagctggtagctgctgccctgactgtaatctgggacagaaatacgttTTGTTAGAGACacggcaaggagagacattttaaaagagactgccagaCGCAccgccaggagagagggcctaaaatctgccctcggtgtggaaagcgcaaacattttaccagttggtgtaaatcaaaatgggataagaacgggacagtattgtcagaaaaccaggagcaaagcatggttcagaggcacgtaccaacacagacgcctccgcagcgagcagcagctctcacctcagagcaagcagcagctctcacctcagagcaagaaccagaggcagcaccgagatagacgtgatcagcaccatcgcagtagtgctgcagTCGTCTGCACATCACACAATAGCAtggaacgtaaaaggaccattggagggtggctttcCTAACTTGCAATTcgaatgattatcaataatttggttgggaTTAGGCATatggggagacagaggctgttgTTCAGCTGACCAGTCCGcaattctatcaatacagaaaataaaaaaaaaaaacaaaaccaaaaaaaaccaaccccccaaaaaaattctaccataagtgaaatatttgttagacaatcgatataagccttattagataatgcatctacgtattttaagtgttgcatgttcccggtaccgtgtgtagtttaaatatccgtagcatggaaaaattgtggatccactagtgataaccaacattgtatgaatgtgttcggctagctgagaaatgagtggtcacgtgtgtgtgtgtttgaagtacttcatacgtttgtaagacttagaaattagttttgattaatcttagaaatacatctctgggacctttcaatctcaaatgtccactaagccggcaaacaggtagatttacctggggatctttggaatgaaaggcttcagaatgaaaagttttaaaatacctagcaaaacatgcagctgtatgtgtgtgagtgcccccgccaccccccaccctcctgcccttctccttctttgctaagttttcttttctttcagctttgaagaagACCAGAGGAGTTCATGGTGTTATCTCTTTAGGGGAAGGCCAATTTGtaagaacactctgcattccaacgtccctcatcagcaactgctgggtcctagtgcagacaacctttagggataattgaggcaatgagagaggaaaattcaaaagattcattacgaattaCTGAGTGGAtgttttgccacactaaccccaaaaaacatagtcactaaatttgaaatgattacaatgataattaccgagaggaaaaaaaaaaaaaagggaggggggagaatcaggagagacactgctAAATAGATTGAtgaaggtgcaatatgtaatgaattttttgcaattagcaggagatgatcagaTTGTGCTAaagttgaagcatgtacaaaccatgtcgtcaaaatcagagcaaatataagacaatgtgaaagtgctattgaaaaacagttattatgggcaatgggcaggtctgtataagctactaacatggggacgaggttatgtttgtgttttaacagataaaggaccagtttgggcacctgcgaggtggatcaagcccacgttgctgcgtgacaactgttaagccccagCCACGAAAacagtcaacaagaatgaggaggacgttaacattatggatgctcttaatcttcTAGGTGGTAGCtaaaggatgtccctgggtgTTGGATTCTCaaaagaatgggtggataacaAGACGGGTATGAGAACTCttggtcaaaggaggaatgttgTTTTATTGGTGTTGattgctttgacaattatcctgtgtgttacagtgtataCAACGTCAAGTCGATCGTGTGTTTCAACTGAACGCTTTAGtcgaaaaacaaaaagggagcttaaagaaTTTGATGCTTCCTGCGtagatgaaatacagttttggtcTACTTCAGCTTTTACTGCTCTAGCTTTGTTTATTCCTGCCTAGTCAACCAAAGACAAGTACCCAACTGCAACTTGTGGCTGTCGGAGAAGTAATCAGAAAGGGACGATGACGAACACTGGCATTAAGTGGGAATGAGCCCGACAGCATCCATATTCCAATGACAGTGGCCGATTGGGAATGATGCATGTGACCTTCTATACCTTTACAGCTTGCGTTACTGAGATATAGTGGACACATATCCACGGACATGCCGGTGGAAAAAATTGGACACCTTCTAAAGAATTATCAATGGATTTTATTCCTTGCTGTAAGGAAAGACCCATGCGTTTTCTACTAGCTGCAAAGATACGGTCAAGTTTTGGAACCCAGAAACAATCATAGCAGTCTCAATTTTAGCTCCGGGAGTAGCAGCCACCGGAACCTTGGCCCAACTAAATCAACTAGGATGCTAGctctccaaacaaacaaatgctacATCCAAAGCGCTGTCTGAATTGCTGCTTGATGTAGACTCCGTGCGACATGCCACGTTACAGAACCGGgcagacacagattttttattGTTAGCACAAGgccatggttgtgaagattttgagaaAATGTGTTGTTTCAATCTCTCTGACATCTGACAACTGGCTAACATCAGTGTTTAACAATCTCTCTCCATGGCTGGTATCGTACATGACAAAAGTTTTACGTTGGCTTAGAATTTTATTGTTAATCATAGTTGTAGTTCGTTTGGCGTATAGATGCATAATGAAACAAGTATCAACGTTGTCACAAAAGGTATTGCTTGTACAAGAAAAAGACGGGGAATTTGTTGGGAAATGGTTAAGTGAACAAGGCCCTTGAAGGAGCTGTATAAACAATCTCGCAGTTAAATGATGAGCTGAGAGCAGGTGGCTGTACCAGCAATTCTTTTTGATAACATTAAGCCTTACTCTAAGATAAGTCAGCACATAGTTTAGAAAACTTGAATCAAAACAGGGCGTTGTGTCCTTGAACACAGAAACTGTAGCAGGATGTTAGAAGCAAAATAGCACGTAATAGTTAATGAATATTACCATGGGGGCAATAGGAATATAGCCAATGAACATGTATTTGCATGCTGTTACTAACCAAAGAAATTGTAATACGATGATGTAGTCGAGTATAAGGAAAGTATATAACCTAACTTCTTTTGAATAAAGTtgaccttgctttatcaatcatattgatttgaTCGCTTGGTTCCTCCCGTTCCAGCAGGGCAGTTTTTCTACCTTTCAGTTACGTGTGTTCTTCCCCAAACTGTGTCAGATAAGCAGGATATTGTAAATAACCATAGCACTTGTCAGATCTGGAAGCTCAAGCCTGCACACCTCTTAACAAATAATTCACTCCTTCACTCATTAAACTGGAATCCTGTAAATCgcagagtcatggaatggtttgggttggaggggacctcaaagcccagccagttccaaccctcctgccgtgggcagggacacctcccactgagtcagagtgctcaaagctccatccaacctggccttcattGGGGtcattgaggtcccttccaacccaaaccatcctgtgattctctgaagacctccagcccctggaaccaccattcccttcttctctccctcttgtcCAACCAGGCACGGGGTCACCCTTTGGAGTGAGTCTTCCCCTTCGTGCCCTTCTCACCTTGTGCAGTGACCAGGATGGAGACCTTGCCTCGGCCAGGAGACAGAATGAGGCTGAAGCAGAGTTTGCTGTGAAAACTATTTATTCCTACCCAGAGAACAGACTAGAAACAACATCCTAACAAAACACAACCAGTCATCGTAGGCTTGGATGGGGAGCTTGAGGTGGGAGGGTAGGACCAAGCAGGTCTGGGACCTCAAGgctgcctgtggagcagcagccagcGGCCCAGCACAACGTGGTGGTGGCATCATTCAGCCTGCCCTGCGTCCTCTTCCCCCTGTTCTCAGGTCCTTCCACCTGTCAGGACCTGCAGGAGCTCCTTCACCTTAGTGAAGAAGTCCACCAGCTTGTTGATTGGAATCGGGCAGGCGCTGAAAGCGCTCGGCTCCGTCGCTGGGGTTATCTCCACAGGGTTTGTTGTGGTCGGAAAGTGGCTCCAAGTGCGTTCAGATGCAGGTGCCACTGGAGCCGAGTAGCGCGTCATCACCCCCAGGATCCAGTCACGGAAATGCTGCGTGGCGGTGTAGACCCTGGGACGATGGGCTCGGGCACAGCCTGTCCCAAAGCTGGTCACCCCCACCAGCCAGAAGTGGTCAGTAGAGGGATCTTGGCAGA
This genomic window from Phaenicophaeus curvirostris isolate KB17595 chromosome 1, BPBGC_Pcur_1.0, whole genome shotgun sequence contains:
- the LOC138716853 gene encoding acrosin-like; its protein translation is MKVLLVLVLLALFWPAQGSWDTCETCGLRPLAYGTGRVVGGKNAQLGSWPWIVSVQQVFKTHLAPVCGGTIIHPQWVLTAAHCFVNTQHVPAWRVVAGTTSLTHPGPEEQVRYVRRIIIHEDYYNITQRNDIALMELYEPFQCSPYVQLACVPDFSLQLWQLRSCYVSGWGVTTARSSGALPVLQEARVHLIDTQVCNSSGWYRGAVHPHNLCAGYAQGGIDTCQGDSGGPLVCQDPSTDHFWLVGVTSFGTGCARAHRPGVYTATQHFRDWILGVMTRYSAPVAPASERAWSHFPTTTNPVEITPATEPSAFSACPIPINKLVDFFTKVMELLQVLTGRRT